One window of the Salvia splendens isolate huo1 chromosome 1, SspV2, whole genome shotgun sequence genome contains the following:
- the LOC121745757 gene encoding uncharacterized protein LOC121745757: MSNKETAKEATKGFAKLDKFAGQDFRRWQKKMHFMLTNLKVVYVLSTPMPEAVENETLEQTRRGMKWENDDYICRGHILNGMSDSLFDMYQNVESAKELWDSLEAKYMAEDASSKKFLVGNFINYKMVDSRPVMEQYNEFLRILGQFSQYDTKMDESISVSSIIDKLPPSWKDFKNNLKHKRRS; encoded by the coding sequence ATGTCGAACAAGGAAACGGCGAAGGAAGCAACGAAAGGTTTCGCGAAATTGGACAAGTTTGCTGGCCAGGATTTCAGACGCTGGCAAAAGAAAATGCATTTCATGTTGACGAATCTGAAGGTCGTGTATGTTCTGAGTACTCCCATGCCCGAGGCTGTTGAGAATGAAACCCTGGAACAAACAAGGAGGGGGATGAAGTGGGAAAACGACGACTACATATGTCGTGGTCACATTTTAAACGGTATGTCTGATTCTTTATTTGATATGTATCAAAACGTAGAGTCTGCTAAAGAGTTGTGGGATTCCCTCGAAGCCAAATATATGGCAGAAGATGCCTCTAGCAAGAAATTTCTTGTTGGGAActtcattaattataaaatggTTGATTCGAGGCCTGTCATGGAACAATACAATGAATTTTTGAGGATATTGGGACAGTTTTCCCAATATGATACAAAAATGGATGAATCCATTTCTGTTTCTAGCATTATCGATAAACTGCCACCCTCCTGgaaagattttaaaaataatctgAAACATAAGAGGAGGAGTTGA
- the LOC121745047 gene encoding fimbrin-2-like produces MAAYAGVLVSDPWLQNQFTQVELRTLKSSFIAMRRESDGGLKLADLPGKMSRLKHVGETLTEHERAAFLHDSYHNLDVDVDFELFLRVYLKLQALATEKRGIGAKNASAFLKSPTSTLLHTISESEKASYVAHINNYLAEDEFLKKYLPLDTATNDLFEIAKDGVLICKLINVAVPGTIDERAINTKRVLNPWERNENHTLCLNSAKAIGCTVVNIGTQDFIEGRRHLVLGVISQIIKIQLLADLNLKNTPQLVELVGDSKDVEELMSLPPEKILLRWMNFQLKKGGYSKTVTNFSSDVKDAEAYAHLLNVLALEHSNPSTLKVKDPLERAKLVLEHADKMGCKRYLTAKDIVDGSPNLNLAFVAHIFQHRNGLSTQTKQISFLETLPDDAQISREERVFRFWLNSLGNSSYIDNVFEDLRNGWILLETLDKVSPGNVNWKIASKPPIKMPFRKVENCNQVVKIGKQLKFSLVNVAGNDIVQGNKKLILAYLWQLMRYNMLQLLKHLRSHSHGKEITDVDILEWANSKVRNAGSQTCMDSFKDKRLSDGIFFLELLSAVHPRSVNWSLVTKGSSEEEKKMNATYAISIARKLGCSIFLLPEDIIEVNQKMMLTLTASIMYWTLKQQPVEDRACGGSDTETGSLVDSSSNSTVDDTASESSTDDSSSN; encoded by the exons ATGGCTGCTTATGCAGGAGTGCTGGTTTCGGATCCATGGCTCCAGAACCAGTTCACTCAGGTGGAGCTCCGCACCTTGAAATCATCG TTCATAGCCATGAGGAGGGAGAGCGACGGAGGTTTGAAGCTGGCGGACCTTCCGGGGAAGATGTCCAGGCTGAAGCACGTTGGCGAGACTCTCACGGAGCACGAGAGAGCTGCGTTTCTTCACGATTCGTATCACAATCTCGACGTTGATGTCGATTTTGAGCTCTTTTTGAGG GTTTATCTTAAACTTCAAGCGCTTGCCACTGAAAAGAGGGGAATTGGTGCAAAAAACGCATCTGCATTTTTGAAGTCTCCTACCTCAACATTGCTCCATACCATAAGCGAGTCTGAGAAGGCTTCATATGTTGCTCACATCAATAACTATCTAGCAGAAGACGAATTCTTGAAAAAGTACCTTCCTTTAGATACAGCAACAAACGATCTCTTTGAGATCGCCAAGGATGGAGTTCTTATATG CAAGCTTATAAATGTTGCTGTGCCTGGAACAATTGATGAGCGGGCTATCAATACAAAGAGGGTGCTCAACCCATGGGAGAGGAATGAGAATCATACCTTATGCCTTAACTCTGCCAAGGCAATTGGGTGTACTGTTGTCAATATAGGGACTCAAGACTTTATTGAAGGAAGG AGGCACCTTGTTCTTGGGGTCATATCTCAGATTATTAAG ATACAACTGCTGGCAGACCTCAACTTAAAGAATACACCACAGTTAGTGGAGCTTGTTGGTGACAGCAAG GATGTTGAGGAGCTGATGAGCTTACCACCAGAGAAGATCCTGCTCAGGTGGATGAATTTTCAGTTAAAAAAGGGAGGATACTCAAAAACAGTTACAAATTTCTCATCTGATGTGAAG GATGCAGAGGCTTATGCTCATCTGTTGAATGTTCTGGCTCTAGAGCACAGTAATCCTTCCACACTGAAAGTTAAAGATCCCCTGGAAAGAGCAAAGTTGGTTCTCGAGCATGCTGATAAGATGGGTTGCAAGAGATACTTAACAGCTAAAGATATTGTGGATGGTTCTCCGAATCTTAATCTTGCATTTGTAGCACACATCTTCCAGCATAG GAATGGACTCTCAACCCAAACAAAACAGATATCTTTTCTTGAAACTCTACCGGATGATGCGCAAATCTCCAGAGAAGAGAGAGTATTTCGTTTTTGGCTAAATAGTCTGGGAAATTCTTCATACATCGATAATGTCTTTGAAGATCTCAGAAATGG ATGGATACTCTTAGAGACACTTGACAAGGTGTCTCCAGGGAATGTCAATTGGAAAATTGCCTCTAAGCCACCAATTAAAATGCCATTCAGGAAAGTAGAAAATTGCAACCAAGTTGTCAAAATTGGGAAGCAGTTGAAGTTTTCGCTTGTTAACGTTGCTGGAAATGATATTGTTCAAGGAAACAAGAAATTGATACTAG CCTATCTATGGCAATTGATGCGATATAACATGCTTCAACTATTGAAACATCTAAGATCCCATTCTCATGGGAAGGAAATTACTGATGTTGACATTTTGGAGTGGGCTAACAGCAAGGTCAGAAACGCAGGAAGCCAAACCTGTATGGACAGTTTCAAG GATAAGAGGTTGTCTGATGGAATTTTCTTCCTCGAGCTACTTAGTGCTGTGCACCCAAGATCGGTCAATTGGAGTCTTGTCACAAAAGGATCAAGTG AGGAGGAGAAGAAAATGAATGCAACCTATGCCATTAGCATTGCAAGGAAACTTGGATGTTCCATATTTTTGCTCCCTGAAGACATAATTGAG GTGAATCAAAAGATGATGCTGACATTGACAGCAAGTATTATGTATTGGACCTTGAAACAACAACCAGTTGAAGACCGAGCTTGTGGAGGTTCAGACACAGAGACCGGAAGCCTTGTCGACTCGAGCTCAAACTCGACAGTCGACGACACAGCCTCTGAATCATCAACAGATGACAGCAGCAGTAACTGA